Proteins encoded in a region of the Roseovarius pelagicus genome:
- a CDS encoding choline dehydrogenase — translation MTQEFDYIVVGAGSAGCVLANRLTASGKHRVLLIEAGPDDNHLFINMPAAFTQAMTKGRFDWGYETEPEQHLNGRTAPCYRGRVMGGSSSINAMSFVRGHRADFDAWALEHGLEDWSYEKCLPYFKKLETFSGGANDYRGGSGTVNVTAPKLSSPLQSMFLAAAEQAGYPIAKDTNGEDQEGFGLNDQTIHKGRRVSAATAYIHPIRSRKNLRIEKEAMVDRVLFADGRTRGVEYRKNGQTKQAFCAKEVILSAGSINSPKLLVLSGIGPAKQLASLGIDVVVDSPEVGQNLHDHVDFSISHKANQPITVSPALRFPKKAIIGIEWILRKTGWGATNHFETVGYIRTNDELSQPNVQYVLVPLLAKPDGSSKARVHGFQVTAMLLRPRSRGTVTVQSTDSERPPAIHYNYLARTGDLDELRECVRKLRVILAQPSLDACRGPELSPGIEVQTDDEIDEFIRQNLKSTYHPCGTCRMGIDDASVVDAEGRVRGVSGLRVVDASIFPSVTSGNINAPTLMMAEKLVDKVLDGQ, via the coding sequence ATGACCCAAGAGTTTGATTATATTGTCGTAGGTGCTGGTAGCGCCGGATGCGTTCTGGCGAACCGGCTGACAGCCAGCGGCAAGCATCGGGTTCTGCTGATTGAGGCAGGGCCAGATGACAATCATCTATTTATCAATATGCCCGCCGCCTTCACCCAGGCCATGACAAAGGGCAGATTCGACTGGGGCTATGAGACCGAACCGGAACAGCACCTGAATGGGCGTACAGCGCCCTGTTACCGCGGGCGCGTGATGGGGGGCTCTTCTTCTATCAATGCGATGAGTTTTGTGCGCGGGCATCGTGCGGATTTCGATGCCTGGGCGCTTGAGCATGGACTCGAAGATTGGTCTTATGAAAAGTGTCTACCTTATTTCAAGAAACTCGAAACGTTCAGCGGGGGAGCGAACGACTATCGCGGGGGCTCCGGCACGGTCAATGTGACCGCTCCCAAACTCTCTAGTCCTTTGCAATCAATGTTCCTGGCTGCCGCAGAACAAGCCGGCTATCCAATCGCCAAAGACACAAACGGCGAGGATCAGGAAGGTTTCGGACTGAACGACCAGACGATCCACAAGGGGCGTCGTGTCAGCGCAGCAACAGCCTATATCCATCCGATACGCAGTCGGAAGAACCTGCGTATCGAGAAGGAGGCGATGGTTGATCGTGTCTTGTTTGCTGATGGCCGTACAAGAGGCGTTGAGTACCGAAAAAACGGGCAAACAAAGCAGGCTTTCTGCGCAAAGGAAGTGATTCTTAGCGCGGGGTCTATCAACTCTCCCAAATTACTTGTCTTGTCTGGAATCGGTCCCGCAAAACAGCTCGCGTCGCTCGGGATTGATGTTGTTGTCGACAGCCCGGAAGTGGGACAGAATCTGCACGACCACGTGGATTTCAGCATTTCACACAAGGCAAACCAACCTATCACGGTTTCACCGGCTTTGCGTTTCCCCAAAAAGGCAATAATTGGCATTGAGTGGATCCTTCGTAAAACCGGATGGGGTGCCACCAATCACTTCGAAACGGTTGGTTACATAAGAACCAATGACGAGCTTTCCCAACCGAATGTTCAGTACGTATTGGTACCGCTGCTGGCCAAACCTGATGGGTCCTCCAAGGCGCGGGTGCATGGGTTTCAAGTCACCGCGATGCTCTTGAGGCCCCGAAGCCGCGGTACGGTGACTGTCCAGAGCACAGATTCCGAACGCCCGCCCGCAATTCATTACAATTATCTCGCTCGCACCGGGGACCTGGACGAACTCAGAGAATGCGTGCGAAAGCTGAGGGTGATTTTGGCTCAACCTTCTCTGGATGCCTGCAGGGGCCCGGAGTTGAGCCCTGGAATCGAGGTGCAAACAGACGATGAGATTGACGAATTCATCAGGCAAAATCTGAAGTCTACATATCATCCTTGCGGAACGTGCCGCATGGGGATTGATGACGCGTCAGTTGTTGATGCGGAGGGCCGCGTTCGCGGCGTTTCAGGCTTGAGGGTGGTTGACGCCTCGATTTTTCCGTCAGTGACCAGCGGAAATATCAATGCACCAACCTTGATGATGGCGGAAAAGCTGGTCGATAAAGTTCTAGACGGACAATGA